AGCCCCTCCCCATATAGGCAGCACATGGGGGAGGTACCCCATCGATCGGGTGCTTAAAGAGAATGTATCCCGAGGCGTTTCCCACGGAATGGCCACTACATGGCTACTACGCGGCTGCTACGTTGCTACCACATGGCTGCTGCATGGCTACTACGCGGCTACTGCATAGCACTACGTTACGCCCTCTTCAGTTACGCAAGCTGGGGAACCGCAGCGGCAGCGCAGTAGGGCAAACGCCGCGCACGTAGGGTTGGCTAGTCAAGCAGGGGGACGTACGCCTCGGTCATGTTGTTGGTCTTCTGCAAACCCAACTCGTCGGTCTCAATTCTCATGAATCCCTTTTCACCCCAGTTCTCCCCCCAGGAGTTCTTAATAATGTAGTAGTAGTGTTTCTCACTAGCATTGGATTCGCTGTTAAACATTTCCTCCACACCATAACCCACGATCATGACTTCATGGTTGGGTTCTTCTGTACATTCGGAAGAGAAGATGCCCTCCTTGTAATCGTAAAAATCATCATTCACAGTGAGTCCTAAGGTGAGAGGGCCAAGGAACTGAATAGCCTCTTTATATTTCTCCTCTGGAATTTTAACATAACTTTTGAtggtatatttttccttgcactttttaatttcacaTTTGCGTGGTTTGAATCCAACGTAGGGGTAGTCACTCTCCGAGCAGAGGTACCCCAAGTCAATCATGTCGTCGAATGCAAGGGAGGCTAAACCACCAAAGCAGCCAAAGTTTTTATCAGAGCAGTCAACCAATTCTTGTTCACTTATCAATACGTGTTGATTTTTTCGGATGGCGTATTGGGACTCTACAGCTCCTACAGCTCCAAAGGCCCAACAGGAGCCACATAAGTTTTGATTCTTTATTTCGCTCACTGCGTTGTGTTCCCTCCAGTCATATTTCTCATTGTCTACCACGGCATCTGCGGGTTTGTATTTCTTTAACACATCATCGTAGTTACTCACGTAAGGTGAATTGGCtagttttttcttcaagtCAAATCGCAACGTTAGCATGGTCTTTCTGAACTCCTCAAAGCTTATGTCACTGTACTGGTTTGTGCCCTTCTTGTAGAGAATATTTGCCTTACTGTTGTGCGAGTTTATCCTTGCCAAGTTTTCCGTAAAGGCGAGGTACCTCTGCTGCATCTCCTCTTCCGTCTTGTACTTCTTCCCGTGCTCCTTCATGAAGAGGTAGAACGCGTTGACCTTCTCCAAGTTGATCATCAAAAATCTGGAGTCTGCAAAGTtgatttcaatttttttgggcACTTTCAAATTTCCCTGCTTCTGTCTGCTGACCGTAGCAACGGATGTGCTATGCGCTCCAGTTGGTCCCTCCTTCGAAGGGGAAGCTTTAGCCGAGTTGACATCCTCATCGTACGAAGCTATCAACTCTTGCAATTTCGACACGATgaatttcttccccccggGGCTTTTCAACAGAGAGGTGATGATGAAATCATCGCTGCTGCTCTCGTCAAGTGCGTTCCCGTACAGGGGGCCATCATTCCCCTTCCCCGTGCGGGTAAAGTAGAAAGCGGATCCTGCTAGGAGGCACATGGCCGACACGGACAGAACCACGAGGAGGCTCTTTCTCCCCTTGCCATTTCTGCCGCCGAACGATTTCTCCACGAACAGTTCCTTCTCCGGCTTGTGCGACTTGTCGTTCGAGTACTCCATGTGATATTCCATTTTGCAGCACGGGGTTGCGTCAATAAggaagtaaataaataaataaaaagtaatgaTACGTATATAGCTCTTTTATATGTACTCACGTAGGTATGTACGTTAAGGCGACCCCTGGGAGCTTCACCCTAACCCTCTTGAGTTCAAaaatttcctcttcctttcaGTGTTTAACGCGAAGGACGCGCTTTTTCCAgctattttatatattttttttttttttcctttttgataaaaaaaattctgaacagCTAGCTAAATGGACACGCAGGGACacttaaaaaataccaaaaaaaaaaaaaaaaaaaaattgatcttcctcctccaggttatttaatttaaccTTAAAAGTGTAACTTGCGCAACTttcacgaaaaaaatgaaaaaaaataaaaaaaaaaaaagcttgcTAAAAATTGTACTACTAATGTTTTAAATGGAATGGTAATTTTTGGCTAACTTTTAGCATATgctcgggaaaaaaaaaagggggcgcgGGACCGGGGAGGGATTTGCATGCCCCCGTGGGAGTTggcaaaatgatgaagggTGAGGAACGATATAAAAAGAAGGCTCAGTGTACATTTGCGCTTTCGTGCAACTGCTCTTTCGTTCACTTGCGCATTCGTGCTTTGCAATTTGTTCTTTCGCGCGTTTCCGCGTGGTGCCGCGCGCTGGCCCCTCACatgcggggaaaaaaaaaagagccgTGCAgttttttaccaaaaaaaagcttgaaaaaaaaaatggatttgaaaaaagtttaaatttccaagggggaaaattcGCTGAGTTCCTCCTCAGTCACTGCTGCTTTGCTTTTCGCTCATCGTGTTTGATCATTCGTATGTTTTTTCGTCATTTTATTGTTCATAtgtttgttcatttgtttacatttttatttacacatttGTTGATGCATTTGttgatgcattttttttaactcattttttacttattcgCTCACTCATTCATCCACCACCGGCTGCCCCTCGCACTTTAACTTTAAAAACCGCACCGCCATGCTGACACACGAGGGAAGGGAACGAGCTCGCGCCTCTGGGCTGTTTCCCGCGCCCCCCCTCGAGCTATCCCCAGAAAGAGGTCAAATGGGAAAGCGTACCCAATGGCGCTTAAGGGGTGACCAGCCCAATGGATATCTCTGCGCATCGTCAACTAAGCTGAGACAAATCCGGCTAGCACCTCCGTCGAATGTAACTAATTTGATAAACGCGTACCAATCGCACCAATGCGTACGCGTCGCCATCTGAAAAGAGGTCACCTTGGCGAAATAGCCACCTCCTTGTCCCAAAGTGCATACAAAGCCGCCACGAGGCCGTACTCCACTACGcggatttatttttgcaaatttgcaAATCGAGCAGTAGGCACACCTTTAAAGTTTAACCCaacttaaaattttacattttaaggGGGGAATAAGCCATATGTGCGTGCGCTTCCCTCCATCCgtttggtaaaaaaaatgaacatatttttttgtgattatTTCGAGCGGAGGGAGTGTAACCTCGAGGCAGTAagacaaaaggggggagacacTGCTCTGTGAGCGGGGGAACAGGCATACGTGTGCAAAATTTGCCGCACACGAATGGTTAAGTGAACAGCCGCGCATActtgaggggaaaaaaaaaatcacaccCCCGTTAGGCATCACCAGAGTTGTCGATGTGGCGGAACTCCGTTTGACAAATACGCGgaggtaacaaaaaaaatagggaccCCCCTGGAGGTATTTTCATACCAGTTCGatagcgcaaaaaggaggggaaaaaaaaaaaaaaaaaaaaaaaagttgcctGTCAAACATGCGCACATTGAATTATCCCAcggcgttttcttttttccgttcCCTTTTGAGCAATCCGTCATCTCGTTTCAGGTTCGTTTGCAATCAGGCGTGTCCCAGTTGGCATCGCCTCGACAAACACTTTTGTGTGAATAACCCCCCAGCCCATGCGAACAGCgcgaaatgtttttttttttttttcatacataaAGTTTGGCCGCTCGTTCTCCTCGTCTTGGCGGGGCGCAAACTGTGGTAGACACACAACTGTTGAAGCGGCTCCCCTATGTTTTAATCGTGAAAGGAGGGCTGGCTCTTTGCCCTCCGAAGAGTAGCAACCGGGCAAATGATCCGCCAGGAAGAgctgttttctttttcatttattttgcaaaaaggggaagtgaaTGGCCTCCGTTCGCCACCTTATTTCGATGTGCTAAAATGGTATGAACGGTTCATAcgtttttaattctttaatttttttttttttaattctttaatttatttttttttaattctttaatttatttttttttttcatcgaaGCTCCTCTCCCCGAGCAGCCCAAACGGGGCCAAATAAATCTTGCCAATTGCTCCATTAAGGGGAAATTTCAACACACCAACGTACACACGCgcgtacacacacatgtgcttcttttttctttgcacGGCCCTCGGCGCTGCATCGCAGTTATTCAAGGGGCAAACGGGTTGGTCATCAAAAAGGGGTGTGCAAAGGGGGCGattaaaaggggggcaaaacggAATGTTTAAAATGGGTGCAAAGGAGCGATTAAAATGGGGGCACAGCGGGATGTTTATAATGTGCACGATTCATAATTTCACAAGAGGTGCCCCCCCTTAAAATGTTCGGACGGATGCCCCTCAAAATGATCACAATTGGGGAAGCTCAAAAACTCCGCAAGCTCGCTCCGCAAAAGCGCGCGGACGGCGGCCCCGGGTTTCTCCTTTAGGGGGAGCGGGAGGCACATCCGATTTATGGCCACACGTGCGAAATGTGCAACGTGCGTGGATGCGGTGTGCAGTGCGTGGGTGATTATTCCTCCCGCCTGGGTCCTCTACCCCCGCGTCAAACTTCGTCAATCAAAGCCACGAATGCCTGAGCACCCAGCGAGCAAGTCTTCATCAACCCGTATTCATCCGTTTGAATCTTCATGTATCccttttctccccatttCTCACCCCAAGAATTCTTCAGCCAAAAGTAGTAGCGCTTTTCATTCTTTCGGCTCATGGCATCATACATTTCTTCCATTCCGTAGCCAACAAGGATGACGGCATGGTTGGGAGAGAATCCACAGGAGCCATCAAACAGGCCTCCCTCGTAGTACACGAAATCGTCATTTGCACAAATGCTCACACTGATGGGTCCCAAAAATTTGATGGCCTCCTTAAAACGAAGTTGCGGAATTTCCACATAGGtggtaattttatatttatttttgcaccTATCAATGTCGCAGAGTTCTGGAGTGACATCTACATAGGGGTATTCCTTTTCTTTGCAGATGCCTCCCAAGTCGAGTAGGTCTTCAAAGGCTATTGGGATGTTGCCTCCATCACAGCCatagtttttaaaagaacaGTCTACCATTTCTTGCTCACTTAGGGAGActaactctttttttctgattGCGTATTGGGACTCTACAACTCCCACTGTGCTAAAGGCCCAGCAGGCACCACAATTCTTTTGGTCCTTCACAGGGGTTACCGCGTTAAACTCTCTCCAGTCATGCTTCACGTAATCGAAAGTGCCATCCTTCGGTTTGTACTTATGAATTATATCGTCGTAATCGCTAACTCTTGGTGATTTAATACCATCTGATTTGAGGTCAAAACTTTTGAGCGTcaaatatttcttctttatttcttcaaaGGAGAGATCTCCAAAGCGATTCATTCCTTTTCTGTAAAGGACATTCTCCCTACTGTTGTGTGCCTTTATCTTTGCCAAGTTTTCCGCAAAGGAGAGGTACCTCTGTTGCATTTCATCCGCTGTGCTGTACTCCTTCCCGTGCTCCTTCATGAAGAGGTAGAACGAGTTCACCGTCTCCAAATTGGCCATCAAAAATTTGGTGTCAACCAGAGGGTTTACGAGATTCACCTGGGCTACCACCTCCACCTGAGCTGCATTTTTCCCATACGGACTAACGCTGCAATTATTTCTGGTGCATTGGTCTCTCTTTGCAAAGCGCTTATAGGTGCCTCCATGCTGAGCGGGGAggttttccttcttcacgtCATACGTTGATATTAATTCCTGCACTTTGGAAGCGATGaacttttttccatttttgctctttagcagaaaattaataatataatcgTCGTCCACTTTGTCTGCAATTTTGTAGGTAACCCCTCCATCCCTTTTTGCGGGTCTCGTGAAGTAAAATGCCGAGCACACGAATATGCAGATGGCCGAGACGGACAGGAGGATCAggcagtttttctttttcttcaaaatggccTTGTCAATGTAGCCCTGCCCCACGAACCCCTTCCTTTCCCCGTTTATGGGGTCCTGGGCGTTGTACTGCATGTGGTAGTCCATGTTGGGGAGGCGGCGAAACGGGGCAGAAGCGGAGCAGAAGTATCCACAATACTTGCGCGTGCTTCTACGCTAGGGGAGCTCGCTTCAAGCTCAGAACGGAACGATCGTCACAACgggaacataaaaaaaaaaaaaaaaaaaaaaaaagcgaatggagccaaaaaaaagggaaagccaTAAAGTATGTACAATATAACGTAAATCgctacacaaaaaaaaaaaaaaagaggaaaaggaaaagaaaaaggcaatgagatagaaaaaaagtaatgagatgggaaaaagggggtaggatggaaaaaaagtaatgaGCTAGAAAAAAGGTAATCagatagaaaaaaagcaatgcgagagaaaaaaggcaatgagttagaaaaaaggaaaaggcccTCCTTGAAACGTTACAAAGAGGAAGTGcaacttgtttttttttttttttttttttcagtaaaTTTCTCTTCCATCGAAGGGGTAGTTCAAATTTGTTCCATATGAACGGGGGAAACAAAAGgggcgcgcaaaaaaaaaaaaaataaaataaaaaaataagaagtaaaaaaataaaaaaagagaaacaaataaataaacaaacctagccgcttcccccctccatgcgatatattttcacattattttgtttattcgGAGAAACTGCGGCGGGGGAGGCGAAGGAATTTTCTCTCAttcatttctccccccctctaGGGGAGGGGAGGGGAGGGGCGCGCCATTACTCAATTGTTGCTCTACCACTTGTTCACAATTTAAAACGCACAAGTTGGCAACTTGGGTAACTTGCGCAATTTGGGCAACCTGGGcaactatttttttgcgttaaaaatgaacgaagGGGGAAGTGCCATTTTCATAATTCGCCAAGCAATAATTTATTTGGGTGTGTGTGGGGACAAAACCGTCGCTCGGGTGGTTTGCCTCCACCAGTTCTTCGGGCGGAAAGGACGAGGGTAAAGAAAAGAAGGCCTACGTACAGCACAACGCAGCGTAGTAGTGCATATACCTTTTTACATGCACCGCTTGGCGAAGCGCCAAATTTGTTCTCCCGGGAGCGGCACTTGCCACAGTTGTATGTTGCGTTCCGCCCAGAGGTTAACTTTTTTCGTTTACGACGGCACCTTCATTATATTTGCGGCCAATAGAAATTtcaagtgcaaaaaaaaaaaaaaaaaaaggaacagttATAGTAATAAAGCAACAACACATAATCCATCGCACGATCAGGTTATACCCGTTGTGGATTATCTCCCCTCTACTTTTAcgacgtgaaaaaaaaaaaaaaaaagaaaaaatctcCAGCGCTGCTACTCAAAATGGCATACGGGGAAATGCGAGGGGGCCATATTTCTCCACAGAATAttttggaatatttttttttttttccccacccctGTTAATTGTACTTAACGGTGTTGTAAGAAGAAGTTAACAACACTGGGCCGCCCCGGTGGGCAGATTCCCCTGGTTGACATGTTCACCTTGTAAGGGAGAGGGATGAACGGGTCCCTATCCGCGATGGGAACGGAAGCCAACTTTGCAGCGTCGCATTTTGGCGGAAGGTACATCGCCGCTGGGTAACTTTTCCCACTCCGCGCGATCCCCAACTTGATAGCGTAAACGtaaacgcttttttttacatttccatAATCGTACAGTTAGggtgcttttccttttacaaaataggggcaaaggaaaaacgaaaaaaaaaaaaaaaaacttacaaGCATGTGATGCTCTTTCACTGAGGGGTGTACAATAACGTTACATATCAATTGCACACGCCGGTTTAAAGACGGCCTAATTATTAACTGGCCGCTTTGTGAATGACGTGTGCCGGGGTGAtcggaataaaaaaaaaaaagagaaagcaCAAGAGAGAGATAGGAAGCGAGATAGAGAGTGAGAGAGAGAGCGAGCGAGGAAGGACGGAATAAACCCGCGGAGGGCTCAAAACGGGGGACAAATCGCGGAAACGCGCTGGAGCTCCGCGCGCGCCAAAAAGGGCGCCCACGCAAGGGTGGACTTGTGGACTTTCCTCACGAGGGGAAAATCTGTCTCAGGGAAGTCCAATCAGCTGCGATGTGCTGCAAGTGTGGGGTGGCTTCCTGGGGGAGTGCCTATGAGCAGGTGGGGCTACCGTCTATCAAAAGCGCAATTGGTGTGGCGAAAAAACGCCAACTGCAGTAGTAGCCAGTCAGCCTAGTATAGCCAATCAGCGTAGCAGCCAACCCGCGTGGCAACCTCCTGCCCCCAAGCCTTCTTTCTTCCCGCGCTGGCCCCTAATCCACGAGCGCAACGAGCGCCTCCGTGCCGAGGGAGCAGGGCTTCCTGTACCCATTGATGTCCGTCTCCAAGCGAATGAACCCCTTCTCTCCCCACGAGACTCCCCACGAATTCTTCACAATGTAGTAGTAGCGCTTCTTCATCGTTTTCGTATCAAAATCGTAGGCATCTTCTGCTCCAAAACCCACAAGGATGACGGCATGGTTGGGCGCCTCACCACACTCCCCATCAAATATACCTCCCCGGTAAAAGGCAAAGTCATCACTTACAGCTATGCTGACACTTAAGGGTCCCAAAAACCTAATGGCCTCCTTAAACTTATCTTCAGGAATTTCCaaaaagttatttattttgtacttttgcTCGCAAATGtcaaatttgcacatttcTGGGATGTCGGCCACGTAGGGGTAATCTTCGCTTGAACACAGTCCTCCCATTTCGATCATATCCTCAAAGGCAAGTGGGATGAAGCCTCCATAGCATCCTGTATTCTGCGTGGAGCAATCTACCATCTGTTGCTCACTTATGGAGACCAGCTGATTTTTCCTAATTGCATACTGCGATTCGACCACTCCCACAGTGCTGAAAGCCCAACAGGATCCACAATTCGCTTGGTCCTTCACTGGGGTGACTCCCTTGTGTAGTCTCCAATCATAGCTGGCATGGTCAAAGGTAGCATCCTTTGGTTTGTACTTGTCAATTACGTCTTCGTAGTTTGTAATTCTCTTCAGTTTGCCTCCAAATGTCTTAAAATCAAAACTTTTGAGCGTCAAATATTTCTTCTTAAACTCTCCAAAGGAGAGATCTCCAAATTGATTCATTCCCTTTCGGTACAGGACATTCTCCCTACTATTGTGTGCCTTTatcttttccaaattttccACAAACGCGAGGTACCTCTGTTGCATCTCCTCCTCCGTTTTGTACTTCCTTCCATATTCTTTTACAAACAGGTAGAAGGAATTCACAGATTCCAAATTGGTCATCAAAAATTTGGCATCCGCAAAGTTAATTTCGCtctttttgctaattttcaaatttccGAAGCGCTTCTTGTAGTgctcctctcccttttcgcttCTCTCCTCAGTGGTGGTTAACTCTCCGGagtgcttctcctcctgcgAGTTGCCATCCTTATCGTAGGATGCTACCAATTCGGTCAGCTTCGACACGATGAATTTCTTCCCACCGGGGCTCTTCAACAAAGTGGTAATAATGAAATCATCGCTGCTGCTCTCGTCAAGTGCGTTCCCGTACAGGGGGCCATCACTCTCCTTCCCCGTGCGGGTAAAGTAGAAAGCGGACCCTGCTAGGAGGCATATGGCCGACACGAACAGAACTACGAGGAGGCCCTTCCTTCCCTTTCCATTCGTTTGGCTGAACGAGTTCTGCACGAAGGCCTCCTTCTCCGATTTGCCCGACTCGTTCGAGGCGTATTCGATGTGATACTCCATCGTTGGCAAGAGgcggaagaaaaggaagagaaagaagaaaaagaagaggaagatgaggaagaaaaaaaaaaaaaaatcacgcCGATTGATGCGAAGTCACGCAAAATGGTAACGCATATGTCCTGCCTCTTCGCAGTGTTGGAAAATTTCAGCCGCGCTAATAAGCTGCCCTCAAAGTTGAGCGGACAAGTGGCGGGGTTCCTCCAATGCGGGCTTGAGACCCCACGCTCGGGAGAACGtccaggggggaggaaattcCCGAGGTTCGCGAAACTCGGCGCTTGGGAAATTTGGCGCGCAGAGGGACGcgaggaaggagaagaggggAGAGGTTAAGCTgctaagcggttaagcggttaaggaGTGAAAATCATCGCGAAGATCATCGTAAAAATGAACGTTAAAGTTTAAAGTTGgggtgaaaatgaaaatataaataaaataaacgtaaaaataaaaataaacgtgaaaataaaaataaatttaaaaataaaaataaacgagcGTAAAATAAACGAGCGTAAAAACGCAAAAGCAAACGCGCgcgtgaaaataaaaacaagcaagcaaacaaacaaaccGGTGCTGCGCATAACCAGCGCGAGGCAAAACTTGCTCTTTTGAAACGTGtaaaagaaagggaaaaattgcaagTGGAAGCAGGAAGGCAATTCGCAGTCGGTGACTCCAAGTGGGTAATTCAAACCTGTGAAGTTCCGACcgcaaaattaaagaaaaaaaaaaataataaataaataaataaataaataaatatatatatatataaacatatacacgtgatgtatacatatgcatttGTACAACCGGCTGGAGCTAAACAAGTGGGTCAGGATAACCGGCGCGTTGTTAACCCCGCCTTGCCGGGTGGAAGCTCCTGAGAGTGGCACTACACGCCGCAATGCGCGCAACGAAGTGGCGACCCTTAGAGCGGGGCTTTAAGTGGAAGGGCGCAAAAGGACCGTGTGCCtctcttccccctcgggGGTGGCAACCCTAAGCGCATATGCATGAGTGGTGGGGGAAATTAGCTccggagcaaaaaaaagtggcccGTTGGATATGTATACGCACATATTTTTCCTACCACTCATGCATGTAGGcacatttgttttgtttcacTTCACATGCATGCGCGTCAGGGAGGTCTCAAAAAGAGGAACGATTTTCCACCGCCCCGACACGCCGTCCTTTTTGACAACTTAAAAGCGAAAACCAACAGCTCATCatgcgaggaaaaaaaaaaaaaaaaaaagctatacAACGGGTAGCGGGGCAGGATAGGAGGAACGGGGGAGATATGCAACTCTCCTTTAACAGCAGTGCGcacagaggaaaaaatttaaaaaaagaaaaaagtagAGAGAgaggcgaagaaaaaaaaagggcacatATACAGTGGGGCATCAAATCGGcgaactgttttttttttcttttttttcatcttgcATGCATCTCCCTGCGATGTGATATTTTACATGCTGCTGAGTCATGCACCACTCTGCTGAAGCACATTCGAGCATAGCCccgatgttaaaaaaaaaaaaaaaaaaaaaaaagaaattcaaTAGAAGATGTAAACCGCCAAAAAGTGACAGCCAATTTATGTACCACTTAACCATACCGCTTACACTGCaagtgggaagaaaaaaaactcgcgTAGGTCTTTTCTCGTCCGAGGTGACGTGTCATCGTTATGCCTCCTGCATCGTGGGGTGTGGACGAGGGGCTGTTTTCCCCAGAGGGTTGTGAAAAAGAGGGGTTTTGCCAACAAGCAGTGGGGGAGATCCGCTCAAATGGATCTTCAACAAATGCAACATCCGAAGCAACTGCACCAAGGGGGCTCTTCCCAATCTCTacagaattttttatttacgaATGATAAGGTGCATGCTGCATTCGAAAGCTCCCCCGCGGCATGCGCAGAGGACACCATGCGGGCATTTcgttgaagaggaaaaaaaaaaagaaaaaaaagatgtacAATTGAAGGGCACCCCGTTTCAAATCTTTCTTTCACATAACTTTGTGGAAGACGTCAACCAGTTGTGGCCCTTTTCCCTTTGTGGTGTGAATGCACCAGCAGAAAGGGGAACTCTACAGAAAGGCCACACCGCGCGAGGGTCGTCACatcgtacgtacgtatgtgcaCGTGGTAGGCTATGCCACCTTGGGGAAGAGTGCACATGGTTAACATTTAAAGGAAGTCCCCCTTCTGGAGCAAAGCGCTGTTTTCACATCACCGGAAagtgcaaaaagaaaaaaaaaaaaaatttaagtatCCCTTTTGAGGTGATTACTCCACTATTtcgtgttaaaaaaaaaattacacttCCTCAAgccgctccttttttttgcacaactcGAAGGGGCATCttaaaggagaagcaaaggagtgtaattttttttttttttccctttccacCGCGCTTATTAAAATTCCCGTGCATCGCTCGAGAGAAGTGTACCCCCCTTGGCTGCTTCACCAGTGGGGTGCAAAGCAGCAGATGGGGTAACGCGTTCACCTCTCCGTCCGGCATACCTCCCCGCGCGTGTACAAACATATGCATAGGAAGATATGACTCCACACGCACACCTATGGGCCGCGCGATTGAATGTATGCAAAGTGGGAACCACTCCGCTACTGCGGAAGGCCCTCCATCTACGGCTGAAGCAGTGCTTGCATGTAAGTCCCCTATGTAGAGATAGGAAGAGCTCACTGTGCATTAGGCCAACTGGGAAAAATTCACTCCTGCTGAACCCGGGGACAAACGAGGCCTCCCTTGTTAGTGCGGGGACCCCCCAAGGGAACGAACAGGCCAGCTTTATGCAGTACGTTTTCAAGTGGGGAATAGGCAACAAGTTTCGCTCGGATCCGGAGAACAGGTTCGGCCCTGCGTagaagcggcaaaaggggcagcaaaaagggcgGTAAAAATGGCAGCAACCCCCCAGCAGATGCGCACACCCCTGCTGGACCGATGCGTTATTAAGAAATGGCAGGGTGCAGACCGCTCATCACCCCGTatgctccccccccatttaGGTTCCACCCTGTGCACCTAAGTCGCGCCAAAGAAGTGACCATCAGAAAGGACTACTTCGACGCAgtgaatgaaaatataaaatacgaACCACTCAATGAGCAGTGGGAAGTGTTCTGGTTTGAAAATGACAAATTGAATGCGAAGCCTTTCCCCATTAAGAAGTACGGCATAGAATCAGCCAAGAGGGAGGCCATCAAATTTTACGAATCGTTAAAGGTGAGAAAtgggacaattttttttttaaatgccccCCGATGTGTGTATTGTTTTGCACACGTGGGTCAATAGgacatcctttttttttttattttattttttttactttttttttattttccattttctgcGCCTTGTGGAccctcccccccatttgtgcattcATTTCATTCACCCCGTTCAGCAAAACAATCGCATGAAGGACAGGCCCCACTACGAATCCGGCGTGGAAGGTAGGCGCAGCTCCG
The DNA window shown above is from Plasmodium vivax chromosome 9, whole genome shotgun sequence and carries:
- a CDS encoding falcipain-like protein (encoded by transcript PVX_091410A), which encodes MDYHMQYNAQDPINGERKGFVGQGYIDKAILKKKKNCLILLSVSAICIFVCSAFYFTRPAKRDGGVTYKIADKVDDDYIINFLLKSKNGKKFIASKVQELISTYDVKKENLPAQHGGTYKRFAKRDQCTRNNCSVSPYGKNAAQVEVVAQVNLVNPLVDTKFLMANLETVNSFYLFMKEHGKEYSTADEMQQRYLSFAENLAKIKAHNSRENVLYRKGMNRFGDLSFEEIKKKYLTLKSFDLKSDGIKSPRVSDYDDIIHKYKPKDGTFDYVKHDWREFNAVTPVKDQKNCGACWAFSTVGVVESQYAIRKKELVSLSEQEMVDCSFKNYGCDGGNIPIAFEDLLDLGGICKEKEYPYVDVTPELCDIDRCKNKYKITTYVEIPQLRFKEAIKFLGPISVSICANDDFVYYEGGLFDGSCGFSPNHAVILVGYGMEEMYDAMSRKNEKRYYFWLKNSWGEKWGEKGYMKIQTDEYGLMKTCSLGAQAFVALIDEV
- a CDS encoding falcipain-like protein (encoded by transcript PVX_091415A); the encoded protein is MEYHIEYASNESGKSEKEAFVQNSFSQTNGKGRKGLLVVLFVSAICLLAGSAFYFTRTGKESDGPLYGNALDESSSDDFIITTLLKSPGGKKFIVSKLTELVASYDKDGNSQEEKHSGELTTTEERSEKGEEHYKKRFGNLKISKKSEINFADAKFLMTNLESVNSFYLFVKEYGRKYKTEEEMQQRYLAFVENLEKIKAHNSRENVLYRKGMNQFGDLSFGEFKKKYLTLKSFDFKTFGGKLKRITNYEDVIDKYKPKDATFDHASYDWRLHKGVTPVKDQANCGSCWAFSTVGVVESQYAIRKNQLVSISEQQMVDCSTQNTGCYGGFIPLAFEDMIEMGGLCSSEDYPYVADIPEMCKFDICEQKYKINNFLEIPEDKFKEAIRFLGPLSVSIAVSDDFAFYRGGIFDGECGEAPNHAVILVGFGAEDAYDFDTKTMKKRYYYIVKNSWGVSWGEKGFIRLETDINGYRKPCSLGTEALVALVD
- a CDS encoding falcipain-like protein (encoded by transcript PVX_091405A), coding for MEYHMEYSNDKSHKPEKELFVEKSFGGRNGKGRKSLLVVLSVSAMCLLAGSAFYFTRTGKGNDGPLYGNALDESSSDDFIITSLLKSPGGKKFIVSKLQELIASYDEDVNSAKASPSKEGPTGAHSTSVATVSRQKQGNLKVPKKIEINFADSRFLMINLEKVNAFYLFMKEHGKKYKTEEEMQQRYLAFTENLARINSHNSKANILYKKGTNQYSDISFEEFRKTMLTLRFDLKKKLANSPYVSNYDDVLKKYKPADAVVDNEKYDWREHNAVSEIKNQNLCGSCWAFGAVGAVESQYAIRKNQHVLISEQELVDCSDKNFGCFGGLASLAFDDMIDLGYLCSESDYPYVGFKPRKCEIKKCKEKYTIKSYVKIPEEKYKEAIQFLGPLTLGLTVNDDFYDYKEGIFSSECTEEPNHEVMIVGYGVEEMFNSESNASEKHYYYIIKNSWGENWGEKGFMRIETDELGLQKTNNMTEAYVPLLD
- a CDS encoding hypothetical protein, conserved (encoded by transcript PVX_091420A), yielding MQYVFKWGIGNKFRSDPENRFHPVHLSRAKEVTIRKDYFDAVNENIKYEPLNEQWEVFWFENDKLNAKPFPIKKYGIESAKREAIKFYESLKQNNRMKDRPHYESGVEGVHYDVVTNCWVAFYRQRNFPVCRSFSAEYHGFETAKKMAIERVKKCRE